A part of Larkinella insperata genomic DNA contains:
- a CDS encoding TonB-dependent receptor has product MRHYYLLTGCFLLIHQFVLAQTPTGKLRGTALTADGKPAMAATILLKDTRYGASSEADGSYSLEVPEGRYTLVVQRLGLESQTLPVRVRGGETVTVQPLLLKEASRQLDDVVVTGQYEPQSLRQSVYQIRTIDRERIQLRGATNLISVLNNELGIRFSNDLVLGTSDIQLMGMSGRNVKILLDGVPMVDRGDTRESLNQIDINTIERVEIVEGPMSVSYGTDALAGIINIITKKPGQERLSVTARLQEETASTEYRPLTGQGVHNQNLGVTWQRKGWNAYVGGTHNGFGGWRGLSTTRAKDWHPKEQLLGNVKLGYRNEAFTIWYRLDALNETIDAMGPANINTNQARDQNYITGRLTHQLQSDWKASEQWQINAILSYTDYSRRTQTTNIDLNTGRRTLSLGAGEQDLSLFDTKIFRATAQYRVSNAVSFQPGVDINLDAASGARILGSPSINDYAVFVSSELKPTSTITLRPGLRFIKNSVYDAPPVIPSLNAKVVLHKNTDLRFAYARGFRSPALRELYFNFFDASHSIKGNPDLKAEYSNSFNGSLTWRSITTPTLRLTSTLTGFYNDFHNLIDYGYDPASPGVMMTININRFKTTGGTLNNTLNAKNFQFTLGFSHVGRYNSLNENDRELPAFVWSPEVNSNLTYHLQKIDTKVSFFYKYTGRRPIYETLMNSEGTATIHLAETAAYHWADFTVNKSLTKYLTLNTGVKNLFNVTRLNNTSGDVGGSHSTGGAVPLSYGRSYFLGLNFQWSQQ; this is encoded by the coding sequence ATGAGACACTACTACCTCTTGACGGGCTGTTTTTTACTAATTCATCAGTTTGTTCTCGCGCAGACTCCCACCGGGAAACTTCGGGGAACTGCGCTTACGGCCGACGGCAAACCGGCGATGGCGGCAACTATTCTGCTGAAAGATACCCGGTATGGTGCCTCCTCGGAAGCGGACGGCTCCTATAGCCTGGAGGTCCCCGAAGGCCGTTATACGCTGGTGGTTCAACGGCTCGGCCTGGAATCGCAGACGCTTCCCGTCCGAGTCAGAGGGGGCGAAACCGTCACCGTTCAGCCCCTGCTCCTCAAGGAAGCAAGCCGACAACTGGACGACGTGGTCGTAACGGGCCAGTACGAACCGCAGTCCCTGCGTCAGTCGGTCTATCAAATCCGGACCATCGACCGCGAACGGATTCAACTGCGGGGTGCCACCAACCTGATTAGCGTACTGAACAACGAACTGGGCATCCGGTTTTCCAACGACCTGGTTCTGGGCACCTCCGACATTCAATTGATGGGCATGTCGGGCCGGAACGTGAAGATTCTGCTCGACGGCGTTCCGATGGTCGACCGGGGGGATACCCGCGAAAGCCTGAACCAGATCGACATCAACACCATCGAGCGCGTGGAGATCGTCGAAGGACCCATGTCGGTTTCGTACGGCACCGATGCGCTGGCCGGAATCATCAACATCATTACCAAAAAGCCGGGTCAGGAACGGCTTTCGGTGACCGCCCGTCTTCAGGAAGAAACCGCCAGCACGGAATACCGTCCGCTGACGGGCCAGGGCGTTCATAATCAAAATCTGGGGGTTACCTGGCAGCGGAAAGGCTGGAATGCGTACGTCGGTGGTACCCACAACGGGTTTGGCGGCTGGCGGGGCCTTTCAACCACCCGCGCCAAAGACTGGCATCCGAAAGAGCAGTTGCTGGGCAATGTGAAGCTGGGCTACCGGAACGAAGCGTTTACCATCTGGTACCGGCTGGACGCGCTGAACGAAACCATCGACGCGATGGGCCCCGCCAACATCAATACCAACCAGGCCCGCGATCAGAACTACATCACCGGCCGGCTTACCCACCAGCTCCAGAGCGACTGGAAGGCCAGCGAACAATGGCAAATCAACGCGATTCTGTCGTACACTGACTACAGCCGCAGGACCCAGACAACCAACATTGACCTGAACACGGGCCGCCGGACGCTCTCGCTGGGCGCGGGCGAGCAGGATTTGTCGCTCTTCGATACCAAAATTTTCCGGGCAACGGCCCAGTACAGGGTTTCCAACGCGGTTTCGTTCCAGCCGGGCGTTGACATCAACCTGGATGCCGCATCGGGTGCCCGGATTCTGGGTTCGCCCTCCATCAATGACTACGCCGTTTTTGTTTCCTCGGAACTGAAACCGACTTCGACCATTACGCTGCGCCCCGGGCTGCGGTTTATCAAAAATTCGGTGTACGACGCGCCCCCGGTCATTCCGTCGCTGAACGCCAAGGTTGTGCTGCATAAAAACACGGATTTGCGGTTTGCCTATGCCCGCGGTTTTCGCTCCCCGGCCCTGCGAGAACTCTACTTTAACTTCTTCGACGCCAGCCACTCCATCAAGGGAAACCCGGACCTGAAAGCCGAATACTCCAACAGCTTCAACGGTTCGCTGACCTGGCGCTCCATCACCACCCCGACCCTCCGACTGACGTCTACCCTGACCGGCTTTTACAACGATTTTCATAACCTCATCGATTACGGCTATGACCCGGCCAGCCCCGGGGTGATGATGACGATCAACATCAACCGGTTTAAAACCACCGGCGGTACGCTGAACAATACTCTGAACGCCAAAAACTTCCAGTTTACGCTCGGCTTCTCACACGTTGGCCGCTACAACAGCCTGAACGAAAACGACAGGGAGCTGCCGGCGTTTGTCTGGTCGCCCGAAGTCAACTCGAACCTTACGTATCACCTGCAAAAGATCGATACCAAGGTCAGCTTCTTTTATAAATACACCGGCAGAAGGCCCATCTACGAGACGCTGATGAACAGCGAAGGTACCGCGACCATTCATCTGGCCGAAACCGCGGCTTATCACTGGGCCGATTTCACGGTTAATAAGTCCCTGACGAAATACCTTACGCTGAACACCGGGGTGAAAAACCTGTTCAACGTGACCCGCCTGAACAACACCTCGGGCGACGTAGGCGGCTCCCACAGCACGGGCGGGGCGGTGCCGCTGAGCTACGGGCGTTCGTACTTCCTCGGCCTGAACTTCCAATGGAGCCAACAATAA
- a CDS encoding agmatine deiminase family protein, producing the protein MKRIPFWLFLVAFLAVTLSSCLKDHVDPTGPGADPDAAFYMPAEFEPLASVWLSAPTVDYKNGLSMLAVQAEMIKEILPTTTKVDYAVNSPEDIDALKTALISRGVAQAAIDTAIHFHTVSHGDLWIRDTGGTFMKNKKGGYQVVDFDFDAYRTKEYIPDASYAIYQLDNDVSLGTGAAKGASVLRSTLITEGGNLHFNGKGTVIAVKKSLLASNPSLTLSQIEAELKRVFNLKKVIFLNENTASDSHPVLESPKLFNGQAYFNFGVWHADEMVSWIDDHTVLLPQVPASELASGNPFTQVSYQALEDAYQILSHETNQDGKPLTIIRAPEPSPIVVELNAGDVMYESLKEMKGIQHFPTDGSPVQFVMAAGYMNYVVTNDVVLIPKFYKPGRDASLQQKDEEFNQLIKSLYPTRKVKQLDADAITVGGGGMHCITQQVPAL; encoded by the coding sequence ATGAAACGGATACCTTTTTGGCTATTCCTTGTTGCCTTCCTCGCAGTTACCTTATCCAGTTGCCTAAAAGACCATGTCGATCCGACGGGGCCCGGCGCCGACCCGGATGCGGCTTTTTACATGCCCGCCGAGTTTGAGCCCCTGGCGTCGGTCTGGCTATCCGCGCCGACGGTCGATTACAAAAACGGCCTTTCGATGCTTGCCGTTCAGGCCGAAATGATCAAGGAAATTTTGCCCACAACCACCAAAGTGGATTATGCCGTCAACTCGCCGGAAGACATTGATGCTCTAAAAACGGCGCTGATCAGCCGGGGCGTTGCGCAGGCTGCCATTGACACGGCCATTCACTTTCATACGGTTTCCCACGGCGATCTCTGGATCCGGGACACCGGCGGTACATTCATGAAAAACAAAAAAGGGGGCTATCAGGTCGTGGACTTCGATTTCGACGCTTACCGGACGAAAGAGTACATCCCCGACGCCAGCTACGCCATTTACCAGCTCGACAACGACGTTTCGCTGGGCACGGGGGCGGCCAAAGGAGCTAGTGTTCTCCGCTCCACGCTGATTACCGAAGGCGGAAACCTGCACTTCAACGGCAAGGGAACGGTTATTGCCGTCAAAAAGTCCCTGCTGGCCAGCAACCCGAGCTTGACGCTGTCGCAGATCGAAGCCGAACTGAAACGGGTTTTTAATTTGAAAAAGGTTATTTTTCTGAACGAAAATACCGCATCGGATTCGCATCCGGTTCTGGAGTCGCCCAAGCTGTTCAACGGTCAAGCTTATTTCAACTTTGGCGTGTGGCATGCCGACGAGATGGTGTCCTGGATTGACGACCATACCGTGCTGCTCCCGCAGGTGCCTGCTTCCGAGCTCGCCAGCGGAAATCCGTTTACCCAGGTATCCTACCAGGCGCTGGAAGATGCCTACCAGATTTTGTCCCACGAAACGAATCAGGACGGCAAACCGCTCACGATCATCCGGGCCCCGGAGCCCAGCCCGATTGTGGTCGAATTGAATGCCGGAGATGTTATGTACGAGTCGCTGAAAGAAATGAAAGGAATCCAGCACTTCCCGACGGACGGCAGCCCGGTCCAGTTTGTCATGGCTGCGGGTTACATGAACTACGTCGTTACGAACGATGTCGTGCTGATTCCTAAATTCTATAAACCGGGTCGGGATGCCAGTTTGCAGCAAAAAGACGAGGAATTTAACCAGTTGATCAAAAGCCTGTACCCCACCCGAAAAGTCAAGCAACTGGATGCCGACGCCATTACGGTGGGCGGGGGCGGTATGCACTGCATCACCCAGCAAGTACCCGCACTTTAG
- a CDS encoding sensor histidine kinase — protein MKLSLRTNYLLYIVAVHAALIFLIFKWLQENKVLFIVSEVLVLVSAGIAIQIYQAFGQPSQFISAGIEAIKEKDFTIKFVPTGNREVDGLIDVYNLMIDQLRQERTKQMEQQFFLEKLIEASPIATLIFDFDRRIASANPKATALLQQTNEQLQGRLLSEIDHPLLNQLTEFNDPETRTLKGNGIETYRVQRSHFMDRGFRRDFMLIEELTSEILESEKKAYSKVIRMMAHEVNNSIGAINSILNVTKTYVDAPEQQDVNHALQIAIERNDRLNLFMRRFADVVRLPQPQKVPTDLTEMARNVGRLMQPQADAKGVTLQYELPADTIQVPVDPAQMEQVLVNVIKNALEACTPGQLVEVVVDRTHLVVRDTGQPISPNLEANLFNPFFSTKPDGQGIGLTLTRDILVNHGFPFSLKTNPDGWTEFTIVW, from the coding sequence ATGAAGCTATCCCTTCGAACGAACTACCTGCTGTACATTGTCGCCGTTCACGCGGCCCTGATTTTTCTGATTTTTAAATGGCTTCAGGAAAACAAAGTGCTCTTTATCGTTTCGGAAGTGCTGGTACTGGTTTCAGCGGGGATTGCCATTCAGATTTACCAGGCGTTCGGGCAGCCGTCGCAATTTATCTCGGCCGGTATCGAAGCCATTAAGGAAAAGGACTTTACGATCAAATTTGTGCCGACCGGCAACCGCGAAGTCGATGGGCTGATTGACGTGTACAACCTGATGATTGACCAGCTTCGGCAGGAACGCACCAAACAAATGGAACAGCAGTTTTTTCTGGAAAAGCTCATCGAAGCCTCCCCCATCGCCACCCTTATTTTTGATTTTGACCGGCGCATTGCATCGGCCAACCCCAAAGCCACGGCATTACTGCAACAAACAAACGAGCAGCTCCAGGGCCGACTTTTATCCGAAATTGATCACCCGCTGCTCAACCAGTTGACGGAATTTAACGATCCCGAAACGCGCACCCTGAAAGGCAACGGCATTGAAACCTACCGGGTGCAACGTTCGCACTTCATGGACCGCGGCTTCCGGCGCGATTTCATGCTGATTGAAGAACTGACGAGCGAAATTTTGGAATCGGAGAAGAAAGCCTACAGCAAGGTGATCCGGATGATGGCCCACGAAGTCAACAATTCCATTGGTGCCATCAACTCCATCCTGAACGTCACCAAAACGTACGTCGACGCGCCCGAACAGCAGGATGTGAATCACGCGCTCCAGATTGCCATTGAACGCAACGACCGCCTAAACCTCTTCATGCGCCGGTTTGCCGACGTCGTGCGGCTGCCCCAGCCGCAGAAAGTCCCCACCGACCTGACCGAAATGGCCCGCAACGTGGGTCGGCTGATGCAGCCCCAGGCCGACGCAAAAGGCGTTACGCTGCAATACGAACTGCCAGCGGATACCATTCAGGTGCCGGTCGATCCCGCGCAGATGGAGCAGGTGCTGGTCAACGTGATCAAAAATGCCCTCGAAGCCTGCACGCCCGGCCAACTGGTTGAAGTGGTGGTTGACCGCACCCACCTCGTCGTCCGCGACACTGGCCAACCCATCAGCCCCAACCTGGAAGCGAATCTTTTCAACCCCTTCTTCAGCACCAAACCCGACGGCCAGGGCATCGGTCTGACCCTGACCCGCGACATTCTGGTTAACCACGGCTTTCCGTTCTCGCTAAAAACCAACCCGGACGGCTGGACCGAGTTTACCATTGTCTGGTAA
- a CDS encoding sigma-54-dependent transcriptional regulator, translating into MLLIIDDDIAVQTSLSLLLRRDGFTVQTASDPAQALAALEAETPELILLDMNFSIETSGEEGLKLLKVIRAGYPTIPVILITGWGTIDLAVQGMKAGAKDFITKPWQNDYVLQSVRTLLNLNQQAAETTQTRSTGRRKLDQQYQFGHIVGEDPHLLDILETIGRVAPTDAPVLITGESGTGKELIAEAIHQNSRRRSKPFVKVNLGGISSTLFESELFGHLRGAFTDAKSDRVGRFELANKGSIFLDEIGDLDLSSQVKLLRVLQDRTFEPLGSSRSKTVDVRVICATNRNLEEMVAKGTFREDLLYRINLITVKLPALRERPDDIPPLVNYFVNNLKTIYERPKLTVTPAALKWVKTLALPGNIRQLKNIVERTVLLSSKDDLEISDFQKHIPATPVAQPLRPLPEVGTITLDELEYQMIRRAMEFYNNKVSKVARALGITRFALYRRLEKYGIPYTTDS; encoded by the coding sequence ATGCTTCTGATCATCGACGACGATATTGCCGTACAAACCTCCCTTTCTCTCCTGCTGCGGAGAGACGGCTTTACCGTGCAAACAGCCTCCGACCCGGCACAGGCCCTGGCCGCGCTCGAAGCCGAAACGCCCGAGCTCATCTTGCTGGACATGAACTTTTCCATCGAAACTTCCGGGGAGGAAGGCCTGAAACTGCTGAAGGTCATCCGCGCCGGTTACCCGACGATCCCGGTTATTCTGATCACGGGCTGGGGAACCATCGACCTGGCCGTGCAGGGCATGAAAGCCGGAGCGAAGGATTTCATTACCAAACCGTGGCAGAACGACTACGTGCTGCAATCCGTCCGGACGCTGCTCAACCTGAACCAGCAGGCAGCAGAGACCACCCAAACCCGGTCGACAGGCCGCCGGAAACTCGACCAGCAGTACCAGTTTGGGCACATCGTCGGGGAAGACCCGCATTTGCTTGACATTCTGGAAACCATCGGACGTGTGGCCCCGACGGACGCCCCGGTGCTGATTACCGGCGAAAGCGGAACGGGTAAGGAACTGATTGCCGAAGCCATTCATCAGAACAGCCGACGCCGGAGCAAACCGTTTGTCAAGGTCAATCTGGGCGGTATTTCCTCCACTTTGTTCGAAAGCGAACTGTTTGGGCATCTGCGGGGTGCGTTCACCGACGCCAAATCCGACCGCGTCGGACGGTTCGAACTCGCCAACAAAGGCAGTATTTTTCTGGATGAAATCGGTGATCTGGACCTTTCGAGCCAGGTCAAGTTGCTGCGGGTTCTGCAAGACCGCACGTTTGAGCCGCTGGGCAGCAGCCGGAGCAAAACCGTTGATGTACGGGTTATTTGCGCCACCAACCGCAACCTGGAGGAAATGGTCGCGAAAGGCACGTTCCGCGAAGATTTGTTATACCGCATCAACCTGATTACCGTCAAACTTCCCGCCCTGCGCGAACGCCCGGACGACATTCCGCCCCTGGTAAATTATTTCGTTAACAACCTGAAAACCATTTACGAACGGCCCAAACTAACCGTAACCCCGGCGGCCCTGAAATGGGTCAAGACGCTGGCGCTGCCGGGCAATATCCGTCAACTCAAAAACATTGTCGAACGCACAGTTCTCCTGTCGAGCAAAGACGATCTGGAAATCAGCGACTTCCAGAAACACATTCCGGCTACGCCCGTAGCACAGCCGCTCCGTCCGCTGCCCGAGGTTGGCACCATTACGCTGGACGAACTGGAGTACCAGATGATCCGGCGGGCGATGGAGTTTTACAACAACAAAGTCTCCAAGGTTGCCCGGGCGCTGGGCATTACCCGTTTTGCGCTCTACCGACGCCTGGAAAAGTATGGCATCCCGTATACCACCGATTCTTAA
- a CDS encoding ABC transporter permease, with amino-acid sequence MIRHLFKLIWNKKKSHALMLVEIWASFLVLFGLTSLIIYNVRNYTQPLGFEYQNGWALSLGNNQDTVEVAEKTQRILQRLKGYSEVESATRMSSNFPFSGSQMNNGIDYNKKHIMADFFTTDEHFAETMNIPVTTGHWYRSADSVGKYSPVVINQKTREELFSDENPLGKIISTRFKVVGVVNTFKSRGEFMADQPAVFELLKAKNPWDRTLVIRVKPGTDALFEAKIVKDITSMVPGWSVEVDHLTDSRKNKHNLTLVPVIIFLIVSGFLLINVALGLFGVLNLSIAKRRGEIGLRRALGATGNGISRQFIGEIWVLATFGLLIGLLFAAQFPLLNVFDMEAGIYLTAIVVSVLIIYGIVTLCALLPSRQAAYIQPAVALHEE; translated from the coding sequence ATGATCCGTCACCTGTTTAAACTCATCTGGAACAAGAAGAAAAGCCACGCGCTGATGCTGGTCGAGATCTGGGCTTCGTTCCTCGTCCTGTTCGGACTCACCTCCCTGATCATTTACAACGTCCGGAATTACACCCAGCCGCTGGGCTTTGAATACCAGAACGGCTGGGCGCTTAGCCTGGGAAACAACCAGGACACCGTCGAGGTGGCCGAAAAAACGCAGCGAATTCTGCAACGCCTGAAGGGCTACTCCGAAGTTGAATCCGCCACCCGTATGAGCAGTAACTTTCCGTTTTCGGGTAGCCAGATGAACAACGGCATTGATTACAACAAAAAGCACATCATGGCGGACTTCTTTACCACCGATGAACACTTTGCCGAAACCATGAACATCCCCGTAACCACCGGGCACTGGTACCGAAGCGCCGATAGTGTGGGCAAGTATTCACCGGTTGTCATCAATCAAAAGACGCGGGAAGAGCTGTTTAGCGACGAGAACCCGTTGGGAAAAATTATCAGCACCCGGTTCAAAGTTGTTGGGGTGGTCAACACCTTTAAATCGCGGGGGGAATTTATGGCCGACCAACCCGCTGTGTTTGAACTTCTGAAGGCCAAAAACCCGTGGGACCGGACCCTGGTCATCCGCGTTAAACCCGGAACCGACGCGCTGTTTGAAGCCAAAATTGTGAAAGACATCACGTCGATGGTGCCGGGCTGGAGCGTGGAAGTGGATCACCTGACGGATTCGCGCAAAAACAAACACAACCTGACGCTCGTACCCGTCATCATTTTCCTGATCGTCAGCGGTTTCCTGCTCATCAACGTAGCCCTGGGCCTGTTTGGTGTGCTAAACCTGAGCATCGCCAAACGCCGGGGCGAAATCGGTTTACGCCGGGCGCTGGGCGCAACGGGCAACGGAATATCCCGGCAGTTCATCGGCGAAATCTGGGTACTGGCAACGTTTGGTCTGCTGATCGGTCTGCTCTTTGCTGCCCAGTTCCCGCTCCTGAACGTCTTTGATATGGAAGCAGGCATCTACCTGACGGCCATCGTGGTATCGGTGCTGATCATCTACGGTATTGTCACCCTCTGCGCCCTCCTCCCCAGCCGCCAGGCCGCTTACATCCAACCGGCGGTGGCATTGCATGAGGAATAA
- a CDS encoding ABC transporter permease, producing the protein MLANYIKIAWKVLLRHPFYTFITLFGISLTLTVLMVLTSFLDHLFGTHYPETKRDRTLYIQQMMMTDSGRTSRQMGPMSFKFLTDFAKSLKTPEKVTICSFFSTSNAYSGSRKIKLNTKYTDADFWDVTEFEFLEGKPFNEQNIANGDYVVVITDDFKRQYFDDPTEPAVGKDIEIENVHYRVIGVVRGSPVTRLFTYGDVYFPYTAPKSNYQNTGYRGNFVAMILARDPSDLKAIQDEFQSGIRRIPLPGVQDGFKYGILEVGCEPYLDSFVKTFGENPSLKAIFFGIVVFIMFMLMGLPAINLVNVNVSRIMERASEIGIRKAFGAPIRTLLWQFIVENIFITFIGGAIALVLTLIVIQLINHSGWIAYADLTINFNVFAVSILVCLIFGLLSGVAPALRMSKLTIAEALKS; encoded by the coding sequence ATGCTAGCTAATTACATAAAAATTGCCTGGAAGGTGCTCCTGCGGCATCCGTTTTACACCTTCATTACGCTCTTCGGCATCAGCCTGACCCTGACGGTGTTGATGGTGCTGACGTCGTTTCTGGACCACCTGTTCGGAACCCACTACCCCGAAACCAAGCGGGATCGCACGCTTTACATCCAGCAAATGATGATGACCGATTCGGGCCGGACTTCCCGGCAAATGGGCCCCATGAGTTTTAAATTCCTGACTGACTTTGCCAAATCCCTGAAAACGCCGGAAAAAGTGACCATCTGCTCGTTTTTCAGCACGTCCAACGCCTACTCGGGCTCCCGGAAAATCAAATTGAATACGAAATACACCGACGCGGACTTCTGGGATGTTACCGAATTTGAGTTTCTGGAAGGGAAACCGTTTAACGAGCAGAACATTGCCAACGGCGATTACGTGGTCGTTATCACCGACGACTTTAAACGGCAATACTTTGACGATCCAACCGAACCAGCAGTTGGGAAGGATATCGAGATCGAAAATGTTCACTACCGGGTTATTGGCGTGGTCCGGGGCAGTCCCGTTACGCGGCTTTTTACCTATGGCGACGTCTATTTTCCGTATACCGCTCCGAAAAGCAACTACCAGAATACCGGCTACCGGGGCAACTTTGTTGCCATGATACTGGCCCGCGACCCATCCGATCTCAAAGCCATTCAGGACGAGTTCCAAAGCGGCATCCGCCGAATCCCGCTCCCCGGCGTGCAGGACGGCTTTAAGTACGGCATCCTGGAGGTAGGCTGTGAACCGTATCTGGATTCCTTCGTGAAAACCTTTGGTGAAAACCCCAGCCTGAAAGCCATTTTCTTCGGCATCGTGGTTTTTATCATGTTTATGCTGATGGGCCTTCCGGCGATCAATCTGGTCAACGTCAATGTCAGCCGGATTATGGAACGGGCATCTGAAATCGGCATCCGAAAAGCCTTCGGTGCTCCAATCCGGACCCTGTTGTGGCAATTCATCGTCGAAAACATCTTCATCACGTTCATCGGCGGAGCCATCGCCCTGGTGCTGACCCTGATCGTGATCCAGTTGATCAACCACAGCGGATGGATTGCCTACGCCGACCTGACGATCAACTTCAACGTCTTTGCCGTCAGCATCCTGGTCTGCCTGATTTTCGGGCTTCTTTCCGGGGTTGCGCCCGCCCTGCGGATGTCGAAACTAACCATCGCTGAAGCGCTGAAATCCTAA
- a CDS encoding ABC transporter ATP-binding protein — translation MINLTNIEKVYRTSSIETLALNNVNLSIRKGEFVSIMGPSGCGKSTLLNIMGLLDEPSKGTVELDGQRVASYRDKELAHLRNQKIGFIFQSFHLINDLSVVDNVEIPLLYRATNGKPRQTYAKEALEKVGLSNRIKHFPKQLSGGQKQRVAIARAIVGNPEIILADEPTGNLDSAMGNEIMNILQGLNNEGATIVMVTHDESMAKRTHRLIRLFDGTQVL, via the coding sequence ATGATCAACCTCACAAACATCGAAAAAGTGTACCGCACCAGCAGCATTGAAACGCTGGCGCTGAACAACGTCAACCTGTCCATCCGCAAGGGCGAATTCGTCTCCATCATGGGGCCATCGGGCTGCGGAAAGTCTACCCTGCTCAACATTATGGGCCTGCTGGACGAACCATCGAAGGGAACCGTGGAACTGGACGGGCAGCGGGTGGCTTCGTACCGCGACAAGGAACTGGCCCACCTGCGCAACCAGAAAATCGGTTTTATTTTCCAGAGCTTTCACCTGATCAACGACTTATCGGTGGTCGATAACGTGGAAATACCGCTGCTGTACCGGGCAACCAACGGCAAACCGCGCCAGACGTACGCCAAGGAAGCCCTGGAAAAAGTGGGCCTGAGCAACCGCATCAAGCACTTTCCAAAGCAATTGTCGGGCGGTCAGAAACAGCGCGTCGCCATCGCCCGGGCCATCGTTGGCAATCCCGAAATCATCCTGGCCGACGAACCGACCGGGAACCTCGATAGCGCGATGGGCAACGAAATCATGAACATCCTGCAGGGGCTTAACAACGAAGGCGCTACCATCGTGATGGTTACCCACGACGAAAGCATGGCCAAACGCACCCACCGGCTCATCCGGCTTTTCGACGGAACACAGGTTTTATAA
- a CDS encoding TolC family protein, whose translation MKTEKLLLLIGLLSHFLLKPLPAVAQPQHVTLEDVVQMAKAQSIAAKQAATQKQTNYWQYRTFLAGFRPQLSLDGYLPSFERSFTEVTQPDGTISFQPISNNNSVLNLALSQNIALTGGSVFVQKQLQRFDDFQRNNRLYNGIPFAVGVRQPLFQFNAMKWDRKIEPLKFDESNQQFIEAMEQVTVDATGLYFELLVAQVNLQIAEKNLNNTDTLYKIARHKLELGKISQNDLLQLQLSVLTAQKDYASARQNAEIASLRLRSYMGYRNEQTLELAVPTQIVELTIDVKKALQEAFSNRSDAIAFRRKILEAQRDVDKARKDNGLNATLNASFGLSNRGAHLGDVYIRPQDREYFEIQFVLPIMTWGRAQARTETAKANQQLATQSVEQDKLTFEQAIYTQVTLLQMLQQQVKLTAEADRIGQERYQIAQNRFILSDLSVTDLGIAMQEKDRARRDAILALRDYWTAFYTIRLLTLYDFERNEKIK comes from the coding sequence ATGAAGACTGAAAAGCTACTCCTGCTGATTGGTTTGCTATCCCATTTCCTGCTCAAACCACTTCCCGCCGTTGCCCAACCGCAGCACGTGACGCTGGAAGACGTGGTGCAGATGGCAAAGGCCCAGTCAATTGCGGCTAAACAGGCGGCCACGCAGAAGCAAACCAACTACTGGCAATACCGCACGTTTTTGGCTGGCTTCCGGCCTCAACTGAGTCTGGACGGCTATCTGCCCAGCTTTGAGCGGTCATTTACCGAAGTTACGCAGCCGGACGGCACCATCAGCTTTCAGCCGATTTCCAACAACAACTCCGTGCTGAATCTGGCACTGAGCCAAAACATTGCGCTGACGGGCGGGTCGGTTTTCGTGCAGAAACAGCTCCAGCGGTTCGATGATTTTCAGCGCAACAACCGGCTCTATAACGGGATTCCGTTTGCCGTCGGGGTGCGGCAACCCCTGTTTCAGTTCAACGCCATGAAGTGGGACCGTAAGATTGAACCGCTGAAATTTGACGAAAGTAACCAGCAGTTCATCGAAGCGATGGAACAGGTAACCGTTGATGCTACGGGTTTATACTTCGAGCTGCTGGTGGCCCAGGTGAACCTGCAAATTGCCGAAAAAAACCTGAACAACACCGACACACTCTACAAGATTGCGCGGCACAAGCTGGAACTGGGCAAGATTTCGCAAAACGACCTGCTGCAACTGCAACTCAGCGTGCTGACGGCCCAGAAAGATTACGCGTCGGCCCGGCAAAATGCCGAAATTGCTTCCCTGCGGCTGCGGTCCTACATGGGATACCGCAATGAACAGACGCTCGAACTGGCCGTGCCGACCCAGATCGTGGAACTGACCATTGATGTCAAAAAGGCTCTCCAGGAAGCGTTTAGCAACCGGTCGGACGCCATTGCGTTCCGGCGCAAAATTCTGGAAGCGCAGCGCGATGTCGACAAAGCCCGTAAAGACAACGGCCTGAATGCGACGCTGAATGCATCGTTTGGCCTCTCGAACCGGGGCGCTCATCTGGGTGATGTGTACATCCGTCCGCAGGATCGGGAGTACTTCGAGATCCAGTTTGTGCTGCCCATCATGACCTGGGGGCGCGCCCAGGCCCGGACCGAAACCGCGAAGGCCAACCAGCAACTAGCCACCCAGTCGGTTGAGCAGGACAAGCTGACGTTTGAGCAGGCCATTTACACGCAGGTGACGCTGCTCCAGATGTTGCAGCAACAGGTGAAGCTGACCGCCGAGGCCGACCGCATCGGACAGGAACGGTATCAGATTGCCCAGAACCGGTTTATCCTGAGCGACCTGAGCGTAACAGACCTCGGTATTGCGATGCAGGAAAAGGACCGCGCCCGGCGCGACGCCATTCTGGCGCTGCGGGATTACTGGACGGCTTTCTACACCATCCGCCTGCTGACGCTGTACGATTTTGAACGAAACGAAAAGATAAAATAG